The following proteins are encoded in a genomic region of Trypanosoma brucei gambiense DAL972 chromosome 8, complete sequence:
- a CDS encoding RNA-binding protein, putative, with protein sequence MSAGDPTVPPEEEAISAEKCTRFFIGGLHRQITPQDVEEYFSNFGDVMTFILKRDPSGNSRGFGWVVFNSPPTGVQRPEPHYLKGVKLTVEPALANVRTDRVRRVPGGGSSIPGRRRERSLSDSSSVSSRNSSLSTGDPRDGVRRPRLYDRHVEGSRLPAFGAVASRLPPLPSEAFVQPPQIQATTFELAAPAPSRDAPAASASETYLCIPLSLCPPEFSNDPRTFCAKLDQSRVGGLSIIPSPSIAQVGPAPHSVPIPQGLPGGAVMVPQHSRSQPVRSGGGGGGGRHPKSSGSHHSIPPPLPQPAPPNYDSVMRHNS encoded by the coding sequence ATGAGCGCGGGTGATCCAACTGTTCCACCCGAGGAGGAGGCCATCAGCGCCGAAAAATGTACTCGTTTTTTCATTGGTGGACTTCACAGACAAATAACCCCTCAGGATGTGGAGGAATACTTCTCTAACTTTGGTGATGTGATGACCTTCATTCTAAAGCGAGATCCCAGTGGAAACTCTCGCGGTTTCGGATGGGTGGTATTCAACTCACCACCGACCGGTGTCCAACGGCCAGAGCCTCACTATCTGAAGGGTGTTAAACTCACTGTAGAGCCGGCGTTGGCAAATGTTAGGACAGACAGAGTCAGAAGGGTCCCAGGTGGTGGCTCTTCCATCCCCGGCCGTCGCCGCGAGCGCTCGCTTTCTgattcatcttctgtttcttcGAGAAACTCCTCTTTGTCCACTGGTGATCCACGTGACGGTGTCCGTCGCCCGCGTCTTTACGACCGCCACGTGGAAGGTTCACGCCTTCCCGCTTTTGGAGCGGTTGCTTCGCGTCTCCCGCCATTGCCGTCCGAGGCATTTGTACAACCTCCTCAGATTCAGGCAACTACATTTGAGTTAGCAGCTCCAGCACCCAGCAGAGACGCACCAGCAGCATCCGCGAGTGAGACGTATTTGTGTATTCCCTTGTCGTTATGCCCTCCTGAGTTTTCGAATGACCCTCGTACGTTTTGCGCCAAACTGGACCAGAGCCGTGTTGGTGGCCTTAGTATTATTCCTTCACCATCCATTGCTCAGGTGGGGCCTGCGCCTCACTCTGTTCCAATCCCTCAGGGCCTTCCAGGAGGTGCGGTGATGGTGCCCCAACATTCTCGCAGCCAACCAGTGAGatcaggaggaggaggaggagggggaagacaTCCCAAAAGCAGCGGTAGTCACCACTCAATACCTCCACCGTTACCACAACCAGCACCTCCAAACTATGATTCCGTGATGCGTCACAATTCATAG
- a CDS encoding T. brucei spp.-specific protein — translation MSQRQLQGESAMKRPSWSMSCRSPAFDTIKDRISWVGQKIASPTKVVTAASKNFTAGSPMISNDADFSGAADETPAECCGRLKIDAMEEDFFLDVGWGPCRSLTVSPVVSNPEDSNDETDEMWARRYVCERRPLKKRASERAREHHLNSSAMGVLFCHPTAMKRFHTGVRDVQPNGSSYAGGTSNGKCDHSFEEVADAEGSDCGSFSEAKVQFGSGTAFSFTSGDVSAGRAIALEMMEEDEKIRSCVNSQQPNRGRR, via the coding sequence ATGAGTCAACGACAGTTACAGGGTGAAAGTGCGATGAAACGGCCTTCGTGGTCGATGTCATGCCGGTCTCCAGCTTTTGATACGATTAAAGATAGAATCAGTTGGGTGGGGCAAAAGATAGCGTCACCAACAAAAGTAGTTACTGCCGCTTCAAAGAATTTCACAGCGGGTTCTCCCATGATTTCCAACGATGCTGATTTCTCGGGTGCTGCGGATGAAACTCCTGCTGAATGTTGTGGCCGACTAAAGATAGATGCGATGGAGGAAGATTTTTTCTTGGATGTGGGATGGGGCCCGTGCCGCAGCCTAACCGTGTCACCTGTGGTGTCTAATCCGGAGGACAGTAATGATGAGACAGACGAAATGTGGGCACGCCGATACGTGTGTGAGCGACGACCCCTAAAGAAACGAGCGAGTGAAAGGGCGCGAGAACACCACTTAAATTCCTCTGCGAtgggtgttttgttttgtcatccTACTGCGATGAAGCGATTCCACACGGGAGTGAGGGACGTTCAACCCAATGGCAGTAGTTACGCTGGTGGTACCTCGAATGGGAAGTGCGACCACAGTTTTGAGGAGGTGGCAGATGCAGAGGGAAGTGATTGTGGTAGTTTTTCAGAGGCTAAGGTCCAGTTCGGCAGTGGCACTGCTTTCAGTTTTACCAGCGGTGACGTAAGCGCTGGGCGTGCTATAGCTTTAGAGATGATGGAGGAAGATGAGAAGATACGGTCGTGTGTTAACTCACAGCAACCAAACCGTGGGAGACGGTAG
- a CDS encoding chaperone protein DNAj, putative gives MSYGKWAGVCSPHFLMSHVTMCRRVAHILLRGPPCSPQRSRSDTESPFGYVETLVSRPRAYARSTPLMTSAALLRSGLTARTGIRFATLPPAWPQVTSRRFASAGQRAPTYDEVRDACSVLGVDVDSDPKHLKKIYRGLVQKHHPDAGGDAAAMSRITVAYNRLKDLSKLEREQFKAQQATYRGGSYHYSSRAGSSGNGTPSYDTSGRYAAQGSHDAGTSYDYRGASNADYFKQTANPRRGFYTYKQSDRSFTDNPFSTSNPFSMHAQVRRAWNMPMSSILLRAIVAYLGICVLFLLAYRRYRDWMHDDGWKMAESFARHERLAELQRLRQEMNDRIQSSREAAAAERLDAQRYSLARGFGGQSGTDYNVVTTSKEREVRALERARRQRIENNTIARGWPFIPEEKGRLVVRAHHPPGVVFFEPSRREEQLRQLTSMQRGRAWSDANQSLAEGAAVNPQSVVSDELNAVRAIRTILNGIHDGGQAENRVL, from the coding sequence ATGAGTTATGGCAAGTGGGCTGGCGTCTGTTCGCCACATTTTCTTATGAGTCATGTAACTATGTGTCGGAGGGTAGCGCATATCTTGTTGAGGGGGCCTCCGTGCTCTCCACAGCGCAGTCGAAGCGACACCGAGTCGCCATTTGGATATGTTGAGACTTTAGTGTCACGGCCACGTGCATATGCTCGCAGCACGCCACTAATGACTTCTGCCGCGCTCCTTCGCTCAGGCTTGACGGCTCGAACTGGCATTCGCTTCGCAACTCTACCGCCTGCATGGCCGCAGGTGACCTCGCGTCGTTTTGCATCGGCTGGGCAACGTGCCCCGACATATGACGAAGTGAGGGATGCATGCTCCGTGCTAGGGGTTGATGTGGATAGTGACCCAAAACATTTGAAGAAGATTTACCGTGGCCTCGTCCAGAAGCACCACCCTGACGCCGGTGGTGATGCGGCCGCAATGAGCCGCATAACCGTGGCATATAATCGGTTAAAGGATCTTTCCAAGCTAGAGCGGGAGCAATTCAAGGCTCAGCAAGCGACTTATCGAGGCGGTAGTTACCACTACAGTAGCCGCGCAGGTAGCAGTGGTAATGGAACTCCTTCTTACGATACCTCTGGTCGGTACGCCGCGCAGGGTTCGCACGATGCAGGCACCAGTTACGATTATCGCGGCGCTTCGAACGCAGACTATTTCAAGCAGACCGCTAACCCCCGGCGAGGCTTCTATACGTACAAGCAAAGTGACCGTAGCTTCACAGATAATCCCTTCTCGACCTCGAACCCCTTTTCGATGCACGCTCAGGTACGACGGGCATGGAACATGCCGATGAGTTCCATTCTTCTTCGTGCCATTGTAGCTTACCTCGGCATATGTGTACTTTTCCTTCTGGCGTACAGGCGGTATCGTGATTGGATGCATGACGATGGGTGGAAGATGGCGGAGAGTTTCGCGCGGCACGAACGTCTTGCGGAGTTGCAGCGACTGCGCCAAGAAATGAACGACCGAATTCAGTCCAGTCGCGAGGCCGCCGCTGCCGAGCGTCTTGATGCTCAGCGGTACTCGCTTGCGAGGGGTTTCGGCGGCCAAAGCGGCACCGATTACAACGTTGTCACCACTTCCAAGGAACGGGAGGTGCGTGCTCTGGAGCGAGCACGACGGCAGCGTATTGAGAACAATACGATAGCAAGGGGCTGGCCTTTCATCCCTGAGGAAAAAGGGCGGCTAGTCGTCCGGGCGCACCATCCGCCAGGGGTTGTCTTCTTTGAGCCGAGCCGGAGGGAGGAACAACTGCGGCAGCTGACTAGTATGCAGAGAGGCCGCGCGTGGAGTGATGCTAATCAGAGCCTCGCGGAGGGAGCTGCTGTGAATCCCcagagtgttgtaagtgacGAGCTCAATGCTGTTCGGGCCATAAGGACCATTCTTAATGGCATACACGACGGCGGACAAGCTGAGAACCGGGTGTTGTAA
- a CDS encoding fructose-6-phosphate2-kinase, putative, which yields MTEAPKPQTTSEAEVLMELSERNAMNKGNRYSRGGCCSEVDASCPLDASQRMLVVKKLLHGPIRPFHKWKWRKINLQRRAEIAKTSAHTVVGVSGEQNGEEPGVDRGDADTVSKSIASLHSPAVDFQNDVDLCVGEGSHVAGASQVSSTPLYSPAVSASPPLDNYTGPLSYQGPVHFDDKTHSYTATLCVIMVGLPARGKTFLAHKVCRLLGWHGHRAKVLNVQVAWRRLLMNYYNGQGDESRSERSGLKEKDQVYVRAEHFHALVSDSNSVERRLYRCVLQQYAHDAQNFYAEGGEVLVLNDDFPTEELRDEAEGLFSPLCTQTFFVEVVRSNKFNKTFDEFKVRDVMEYHSSVKLNDAKRDFERRVDYLKSVYTSVGAASCCANQSNSKTGDNSACTMLEENVAKQRGTKRYVKVNNFHEVEVCGVMGYIASRIVSFVMNVTQLKVQHPIYFVRNGMSVYHCEDRIGGDSPLSPEGEQDTIELLEFVASLTQYVEQERNDTDSCVCETAHTVGDGDGRVREGSGTCASTDTHNAYGFPDSPQRVVIWTSQLYRAIQTVEKCEQLLGIKTTRCHSLNELYAGVCENLTQAELREQCPLMQELRNCNKFSFRYPKGESYKDLVQRLEPVIMELENTDRVVVIVAHRAVLRALLTYFGSISAESCMWLDVPYRTVWKCTYDSKGMTSLEELRFDEQDEAAPVE from the coding sequence ATGACGGAGGCTCCTAAGCCCCAGACAACTTCTGAGGCCGAGGTGCTGATGGAGTTGAGTGAGCGCAATGCCATGAACAAGGGTAACAGATATAGTCGCGGAGGTTGTTGCAGTGAGGTCGATGCCTCGTGTCCGTTGGATGCGTCACAGCGCATGTTGGTTGTGAAAAAATTGCTTCACGGCCCTATTCGCCCCTTTCACAAGTGGAAATGGCGAAAGATTAACTTGCAGAGGAGGGCAGAAATAGCTAAAACGTCCGCCCACACTGTGGTCGGGGTCTCCGGTGAACAAAACGGTGAAGAACCGGGGGTGGATCGTGGGGATGCGGACACGGTCTCCAAGTCTATTGCTTCCCTTCATTCTCCCGCGGTGGACTTTCAAAACGACGTTGATTTGTGTGTCGGAGAGGGCTCACATGTTGCAGGTGCATCACAGGTCAGCTCCACCCCTCTTTACTCACCCGCTGTTAGCGCTTCCCCACCACTGGACAACTATACCGGACCGTTATCTTACCAGGGCCCAGTACACTTTGATGATAAGACACATTCCTATACGGCTACGTTGTGTGTCATCATGGTGGGTTTACCAGCACGCGGTAAAACGTTTCTTGCGCACAAGGTTTGCCGACTACTGGGGTGGCATGGTCACCGTGCAAAGGTTCTAAACGTTCAGGTTGCTTGGCGACGGTTGCTGATGAATTACTATAACGGGCAAGGAGATGAATCACGGTCTGAACGGAGCGggctgaaggaaaaggaccAGGTTTACGTTCGGGCGGAGCACTTCCATGCGCTTGTAAGTGATTCGAACAGCGTTGAGCGGAGGCTCTACCGTTGCGTTCTGCAGCAGTATGCTCATGACGCCCAGAACTTCTACGCCGAAGGCGGTGAAGTGCTTGTGCTCAATGATGACTTCCCTACGGAAGAGTTGCGTGACGAGGCCGAAGGTCTATTTTCCCCACTTTGTACACAGACGTTCTTCGTAGAGGTGGTGCGAAGCAACAAATTTAACAAAACATTTGATGAATTTAAGGTGAGGGATGTAATGGAATATCACTCAAGTGTAAAACTGAACGATGCAAAAAGAGATTTTGAGCGGCGTGTGGATTACCTGAAGAGTGTGTACACGTCTGTTGGCGCTGCTTCATGCTGTGCGAACCAGTCGAACTCGAAAACTGGCGACAATAGTGCTTGCACCATGTTGGAGGAGAACGTTGCTAAGCAGAGGGGCACCAAGCGGTACGTGAAGGTAAATAACTTCCACGAAGTGGAGGTGTGTGGTGTGATGGGATACATCGCTAGTCGCATTGTTTCGTTTGTTATGAACGTCACTCAACTGAAGGTTCAACACCCTATTTACTTTGTTCGTAATGGTATGTCTGTTTACCATTGCGAGGATCGAATCGGTGGTGACTCGCCGCTTTCTCCAGAGGGAGAGCAGGATACTATTGAGTTGCTTGAGTTTGTTGCTTCCTTGACGCAGTACGTGGAGCAAGAGAGGAATGATACAGATTCCTGCGTTTGCGAAACTGCGCATACGGTTGGTGATGGAGATGGTCGGGTGCGGGAAGGGAGTGGAACGTGTGCAAGCACCGATACTCATAATGCTTACGGGTTTCCCGACAGCCCGCAACGTGTCGTGATATGGACGAGTCAACTTTATCGCGCAATTCAAACCGTAGAGAAGTGTGAGCAGTTGCTTGGGATTAAGACAACACGGTGCCACAGCCTAAACGAATTGTATGCCGGTGTCTGCGAGAACTTGACGCAAGCTGAACTTCGTGAGCAGTGCCCACTGATGCAGGAGCTCCGCAATTGCAACAAATTTAGCTTTCGTTATCCCAAGGGTGAAAGCTACAAGGACCTTGTACAACGCCTTGAGCCCGTCATCATGGAACTTGAGAACACAGACCgcgttgttgttattgttgcgcACCGTGCTGTGTTACGCGCCCTACTGACGTACTTTGGGAGTATTTCTGCAGAGAGTTGCATGTGGTTGGATGTACCGTATCGTACCGTGTGGAAGTGTACATACGATAGCAAAGGGATGACTTCGCTGGAGGAACTGCGTTTTGACGAGCAGGATGAAGCTGCACCGGTGGAATGA
- a CDS encoding chaperone protein DNAj, putative, with product MRTEGLRRALISDVAARWYVFQRRFLSTSTAHLVEEIRQALRVLSLSDSASDAEVRDRFQSLAKSNHPDVLQGGTEESSVAEDKMRRGVEAYKLLRRFTEAERHALLKQRVQQEEETERGRRVYQGVVGRKGGGSRATFEFNKFEQRRREMRNEAPPWKVDNHPPRNQRRSFLFYVLGGAATDARVSAAEILREYRRTGHLAGGRFRDCCAGSFGSRAPSGLFGANADEWARTRQRAERAQVVSAAFGRHIVAGVFAVTVFLLICMIFVAVKKQYAARGLYTSSESFAKRELR from the coding sequence ATGCGGACAGAGGGCCTCCGCAGGGCTCTCATAAGCGATGTTGCTGCTCGCTGGTATGTCTTCCAACGTCGTTTTCTCTCAACATCGACCGCTCATTTGGTAGAGGAAATTAGACAGGCGCTACGAGTCCTTTCACTCTCCGATAGTGCCAGTGACGCCGAGGTAAGGGATCGCTTTCAATCATTGGCTAAGAGTAACCATCCTGATGTCTTGCAAGGTGGCACCGAGGAGTCGTCAGTTGCCGAGGACAAAATGCGCCGCGGGGTAGAGGCGTATAAGTTGCTGCGCCGGTTCACTGAGGCGGAACGACATGCCCTTTTAAAGCAAAGAGTACagcaggaagaggaaacagaGCGAGGGCGGAGAGTATACCAAGGTGTGGTTGGCCGAAAGGGCGGAGGGAGCAGAGCTACATTTGAGTTCAACAAATTTGAGCAGCGTCGGCGTGAGATGAGGAACGAGGCCCCACCGTGGAAGGTGGACAACCACCCACCAAGAAATCAAAGGCggtcctttttgttttatgttttaggTGGCGCGGCAACGGACGCACGAGTCTCCGCTGCTGAAATACTCCGCGAGTACAGGCGTACAGGTCACCTGGCTGGTGGTCGATTTAGGGACTGTTGTGCTGGCAGTTTTGGGTCTCGTGCACCATCGGGGTTGTTTGGTGCCAATGCTGACGAATGGGCGAGGACCAGGCAGCGGGCAGAGCGGGCGCAGGTTGTCAGTGCGGCGTTTGGCCGCCATATAGTCGCTGGTGTTTTTGCCGTCACCGTCTTTTTGCTTATTTGTATGATTTTTgtggcagtgaagaaacagtACGCCGCGCGGGGCCTCTACACCAGTTCTGAGTCTTTTGCCAAACGTGAATTGAGGTGA